Sequence from the Sphingobacteriaceae bacterium GW460-11-11-14-LB5 genome:
ACACAAACGATTTTTGGCTTCAAATGAGTAAACACCTGCCAGATATGGTCATTCTTGATATCATGTTACCTGATGGCAACGGACTGGATATCTGTAATACCCTAAAGCGAAATATTAAAACACATGATATTCCGGTCATGATGATGTCGGCTAATAACCACTTAAACGCCGTTAAGGCTAAATGCGATGCGGAAGATTTTATCAACAAACCTTTCGATCTGAACGATTTTGTTAACAGAGTAGATAAATATTTACTCAACTAAGCAAAAATGAGGATGTATCATCAATATATAGTGTCACCCTGAATTTGTCGAGGGGCAAGACTATACAAATAATACATCCTCATTCTTTTTTTTAAAGCACTATGCTTTCAACCGCTTTATCCAGCGCCTCATCTTTCAGGTTAGGCATACTTAAACCTTCAGCCCTGATTGCCGTAATATCTACCATACCCATAAAACCAAGCACGGATCTTAAATACGATTCGGTAAAATCGTAAGCCTTCATTGGCCCCTCCGAATACACACCGCCTGAGGAAATGGCCAGGTAAACTTTTTTGTTTTTAACCAAACCTTCAGGACCCTTTTCAGAGTAACTGAATGTCTGACCTGCACGCGCAATGTGGTCAATCCATGATTTTAAGGTAGAAGGAATACCAAAATTGTACAGCGGTGCACCGATTACAATCGCATCGGCATTTTTAAGTTCAGCAATGGCTTCGTTAGAATGTTTAATGGCTTCCGCAAATTCTGATGTATGGTTTTCTACCGGCGTAAAGAAAGAATTGATATGCACCTCCTCCAAATGTGGAAAGGGTGTATCCGTTAAATTGTGCGTAATTAAACTGCTGCCAGGATTTGCGGCCTGTAATTTTTCTACAATGGCATTTCCCAATTTAATGCTGAAAGATGCTTCGCCTCTTGGGCTTGATATAAGATGTAATATTTTCA
This genomic interval carries:
- a CDS encoding response regulator, which gives rise to MKKCIYVVEDNPNIREIIEFLLIEELYEVKTCPNTNDFWLQMSKHLPDMVILDIMLPDGNGLDICNTLKRNIKTHDIPVMMMSANNHLNAVKAKCDAEDFINKPFDLNDFVNRVDKYLLN
- a CDS encoding FMN-dependent NADH-azoreductase, which translates into the protein MKILHLISSPRGEASFSIKLGNAIVEKLQAANPGSSLITHNLTDTPFPHLEEVHINSFFTPVENHTSEFAEAIKHSNEAIAELKNADAIVIGAPLYNFGIPSTLKSWIDHIARAGQTFSYSEKGPEGLVKNKKVYLAISSGGVYSEGPMKAYDFTESYLRSVLGFMGMVDITAIRAEGLSMPNLKDEALDKAVESIVL